In Silene latifolia isolate original U9 population chromosome X, ASM4854445v1, whole genome shotgun sequence, the following proteins share a genomic window:
- the LOC141618007 gene encoding BAG family molecular chaperone regulator 3-like, whose amino-acid sequence MMSLRNKLNGMSMNESSRVNGGSGGGGEEKPENWEKRPSGMLVQKRIDTDQPIKLPPTIRVRVKYGLIYHEIHISSQATFGELKKMLTGPTGLHHEDQKVFYKKKERDSKQFLDVVGVKDKSKLVLEEDPISQEKRYYETRRNAKMEKAAKAVSEISLVVDKLAGQVSALESVILKGGRVPEKVIVNAIELLMNELVKLDGIPADGDVKLQRKMQVSRVQKYVETLDVLKAKNSMPAANEVNTSNQKAANGGKPPLPPKQLQKPSLGHSPLRPQQQQTRDATPETLVTTQWEMFDSTPPLIALSPTRSPESTSQKPEKLMFPWELLE is encoded by the exons ATGATGAGTTTGAGGAATAAGTTAAATGGGATGTCAATGAATGAGAGCAGCAGAGTTAACGGCGGAAGCGGCGGCGGTGGCGAAGAAAAACCCGAGAATTGGGAGAAACGACCAAGTGGGATGTTGGTACAGAAGAGAATTGATACAGATCAACCCATTAAGTTACCACCGACAATTCGGGTTCGGGTTAAGTACGGCTTAATTTACCATGAAATTCATATTAGTTCCCAGGCTACCTTTG GGGAGTTGAAGAAAATGTTAACTGGACCAACAGGGTTGCACCATGAAGATCAGAAGGTGTTCTATAAGAAAAAAGAGAGGGATTCAAAACAGTTTTTGGATGTCGTCGGAGTAAAAGATAAATCAAAGTTGGTGTTGGAGGAAGATCCGATTAGTCAAGAAAAAAGGTATTATGAAACAAGAAGAAATGCCAAGATGGAGAAAGCTGCTAAGGCTGTCTCTGAGATTAGCTTGGTTGTTGACAAACTCGCCGGTCAG GTATCAGCCCTTGAATCAGTGATCTTGAAAGGGGGAAGAGTACCGGAAAAGGTTATAGTAAATGCAATCGAACTTTTAATGAATGAACTCGTCAAATTAGATGGTATTCCGGCAGATGGAGATgtcaaattacaaagaaagatgcag GTGAGTCGAGTTCAAAAGTATGTCGAAACTCTAGATGTGCTTAAGGCCAAGAACTCGATGCCAGCAGCAAATGAAGTTAATACGAGTAACCAAAAAGCTGCAAATGGGGGTAAACCACCTTTACCCCCGAAACAACTACAAAAGCCGTCTCTAGGCCACTCGCCATTACGACCACAACAACAGCAGACAAGGGATGCGACACCAGAGACATTGGTGACTACCCAATGGGAGATGTTTGACTCGACACCTCCACTCATCGCTTTATCTCCTACAAGATCGCCCGAATCAACTTCTCAAAAGCCGGAAAAACTCATGTTCCCATGGGAACTTTTGGAGTAA